The following are from one region of the Canis lupus baileyi chromosome 25, mCanLup2.hap1, whole genome shotgun sequence genome:
- the LOC140617507 gene encoding uncharacterized protein, with translation MEPDTSAMSSPCLDLHPSPVEVNEINTEFCDENITYSEVKFHSSSNIKKRKTTRILKTNESPWCPVAVIFAFFYFIFLVIAAIMTAKVRCLEGVLMTKETIKLNGTTYCKVI, from the exons ATGGAACCAGACACATCGGCAATGTCCAGTCCCTGTCTTGATCTTCATCCTTCGCCAGTGGaagttaatgaaataaatacag AGTTTTGTGATGAAAATATAACTTATTCAGAAGTCAAATTTCATAGCTCTTCAAATATCAAGAAGAGGAAAACAACTAGGATTTTGAAGACAAATg AGTCTCCATGGTGCCCTGTGGCAGTGATAtttgccttcttttattttatttttctggtaatAGCTGCAATTATGACAGCTAAGG TTCGTTGTCTAGAAGGGGTTCTGATGACAAAGGAAACCATTAAGCTTAATGGCACTACATATTGCAAAGTGATCTAG